The DNA window TGATTTAAAGGTTTATCTGTTTTAAAAAGGATTATGGAATTTAAGAGAATATTTCCTATTCCTTCCAGTTAGCCCTTATCGGCGCAATTATCTTCTCAAGATAAGAGGTTACTGCATTTTTCAGGTCAAGAGGGTAAATCTCCCCTGAAACATATTTTTTCTCAAGCTCGCTGTAGCTTCCAACTTCAATGTTTCCGCCGTATTTTTCAGTCCTTTCAATCCTGAAAACATCAATCCTCGGGAATATTATCAGGCGCGCAATCTGAAGTATTGGATTGTCCTCTGCAATCTTTTCAGGGCAGTGCGCCTTTGAGATTGTCTTTTTTATCTCATCATAAGAGTCAGTTACAGAAATCCCTGAACCTGGGATGGATTTTGACATCTTTTGTCCGGGCCCCTTTAATGAGGTTATAAGAGGGGTATGGACTGCAATGAAATGATGCCTTGTTGTCTCAACTGCCTCTCTCCCCATCATATGCACTTTTCTCTGCTCAAGCCCGCCCTCTGCAACATCCACCCCAAGGTATTTCATGTCCACAATCTGCATAAGAGGATACCACAATTGGGAGATTGTTGCGTGCTCAACATCCCTTGCAATCTCCTGCATGCTTCTTAGCCCCCTGTTTATTGTGGAGCTCTGCGCCATCCTTAAGACATCAAGAAGGTATTCTTTCCCGAACTCAAAGT is part of the Candidatus Woesearchaeota archaeon genome and encodes:
- a CDS encoding tyrosine--tRNA ligase, whose protein sequence is MNAEEKFALIKRNTEEIISEDELRKLLSQKEHPVVYCGYEPSGPMHIGHFVTITKLMDFEKAGFKVIILLADIHAFLNRKGTEEDIKREVENWRKTIKAIGLKAEVALGSDFEFGKEYLLDVLRMAQSSTINRGLRSMQEIARDVEHATISQLWYPLMQIVDMKYLGVDVAEGGLEQRKVHMMGREAVETTRHHFIAVHTPLITSLKGPGQKMSKSIPGSGISVTDSYDEIKKTISKAHCPEKIAEDNPILQIARLIIFPRIDVFRIERTEKYGGNIEVGSYSELEKKYVSGEIYPLDLKNAVTSYLEKIIAPIRANWKE